The following are from one region of the Chloracidobacterium sp. genome:
- a CDS encoding AbrB/MazE/SpoVT family DNA-binding domain-containing protein — translation MKAQIIQIGNSQGIRIPKMMLEETGISGEVDLQLTPEGILIRNLNKPRGDWDAIFKKFAEADDDLQVQDGSGAEFERKEWQW, via the coding sequence ATGAAAGCCCAGATAATTCAGATCGGTAACTCGCAGGGGATCAGAATTCCGAAAATGATGCTCGAGGAAACGGGAATTTCCGGTGAGGTTGATCTTCAGCTCACTCCCGAGGGCATTCTGATCCGAAATTTAAATAAGCCCCGCGGAGACTGGGACGCGATCTTCAAGAAGTTCGCCGAGGCCGATGACGATCTTCAAGTGCAGGACGGATCTGGGGCTGAATTTGAACGGAAGGAGTGGCAATGGTGA
- a CDS encoding MBL fold metallo-hydrolase: MKLTFLGTGTSTGVPSIACDCETCSSDDPRDKRLRVSILIEHAGKTILVDTSSDFRQQALRANIRKLDAVLITHCHVDHVFGLDDIRPLNFRYGAMPIFANEIAWIDLRRIFKYIFEPNHFGGGLPQLVPHTVVHSSPFCIGDVEITPLEVIHGKLPVVAYRFNDFAYATDLKTIPPDSMDGLRDLDLLVLDCVRIKPHSTHLNLDEALAIIADLKPKRAYLTHLNHDILHQRDSKLLPKNVELAFDGLVIE, encoded by the coding sequence ATGAAACTTACTTTTCTTGGCACAGGGACATCGACCGGGGTACCTTCGATCGCATGCGACTGTGAGACGTGTTCATCGGATGATCCGCGCGACAAGCGTTTGCGGGTATCGATCCTGATCGAGCATGCCGGAAAAACTATCCTGGTCGACACCTCGAGCGATTTTAGGCAACAGGCTCTTCGGGCGAACATACGCAAGCTCGATGCCGTCCTGATCACCCATTGCCACGTCGACCACGTGTTTGGACTGGACGATATTCGCCCGCTCAATTTCCGCTACGGTGCGATGCCGATATTTGCGAACGAGATCGCGTGGATCGATCTTCGCCGCATTTTCAAATACATTTTCGAACCGAACCACTTTGGCGGCGGACTGCCGCAACTCGTCCCGCATACGGTCGTCCATAGTTCACCATTCTGCATCGGCGATGTAGAGATAACGCCGCTCGAGGTCATCCATGGCAAACTGCCGGTCGTCGCGTATCGATTCAACGATTTTGCTTACGCGACCGATCTGAAAACCATCCCGCCGGACTCGATGGATGGGCTGCGGGACCTTGACCTTCTCGTGCTCGATTGCGTCAGGATAAAACCGCATTCCACGCATTTGAATCTCGATGAAGCTCTTGCGATCATCGCGGATCTGAAGCCGAAGCGAGCCTACCTTACACACCTTAATCACGACATATTGCACCAACGTGACTCAAAGCTCTTACCCAAGAACGTAGAGCTGGCATTTGACGGACTTGTGATCGAATAA
- the galU gene encoding UTP--glucose-1-phosphate uridylyltransferase GalU, producing the protein MHQTIRKAVFPAAGLGTRFLPATKASPKEMLPLVDKPLIQYSVEEAVASGCDSILIITGRDKSAIENHFDISFELEQLLKEKGKLEMFEQVRAISDIAKISYTRQKQALGLGHAIYQAKDFVGNEPFAALLADDLVDAEKPALRQMIEVFEKYQAPVIATMQVEGEAISRFGVIDADEVEPGIFKINDMVEKPAFKDAPSDLAIIGRYIFTPDIFDAIERTTPGAGGEIQITDAMRLLLKERPFYAVRLEGTRHDAGDKLGFLIATVEYALKRDDLGSDFLTYLRSLKLD; encoded by the coding sequence ATGCATCAAACAATTCGAAAAGCGGTTTTTCCGGCTGCCGGCCTCGGCACACGATTTCTGCCTGCAACCAAGGCATCCCCAAAAGAAATGCTTCCGTTGGTCGATAAACCGCTGATCCAGTATTCGGTCGAAGAGGCTGTAGCCTCAGGATGCGATTCGATCTTGATAATTACGGGCCGCGACAAAAGCGCCATCGAGAATCATTTCGATATCTCGTTCGAGCTTGAGCAATTGCTTAAAGAGAAAGGGAAATTAGAGATGTTCGAACAGGTGCGTGCGATCTCGGACATTGCAAAGATCAGCTACACAAGGCAAAAGCAGGCCTTAGGGCTCGGACATGCGATCTACCAGGCGAAGGACTTTGTCGGAAACGAACCGTTTGCAGCGCTATTGGCCGACGATCTCGTCGATGCCGAAAAGCCTGCACTAAGGCAAATGATCGAGGTCTTTGAAAAATACCAGGCGCCTGTGATCGCAACGATGCAGGTTGAAGGCGAAGCGATCTCTCGCTTTGGCGTCATAGATGCCGACGAGGTCGAGCCCGGCATTTTCAAGATCAATGACATGGTCGAAAAACCGGCCTTCAAGGACGCTCCCTCGGATCTTGCGATAATCGGCCGTTATATCTTCACGCCTGACATTTTTGACGCGATCGAGCGCACGACGCCCGGTGCCGGAGGCGAGATACAGATCACTGACGCAATGAGGCTCCTGCTCAAGGAGCGGCCTTTCTATGCTGTTAGGTTAGAGGGCACGCGGCATGATGCCGGTGACAAGCTCGGCTTTTTGATCGCTACGGTTGAATATGCACTGAAGCGTGACGACCTTGGATCCGACTTCCTGACATACCTTCGATCGCTGAAGCTTGATTAG
- a CDS encoding DUF1844 domain-containing protein — MTGHEDKHEDVVLKVVDRRKFNPDGSLKEGVELDKDTARAAEPRPEPVAAQPSDAAMPKHEASKTPGHQTDSNSDEIDNDEEMPGADEPASFVNFLSTLATNAAASLGAVPHPATGQRSLDLDTGKYWLDVLAMIREKTKGNLHSQEARLIDGLLADLRMQYVTMVRATEEKLKAQAAQKFSGADILGKK; from the coding sequence ATGACCGGACACGAAGACAAACACGAAGACGTTGTGCTGAAAGTGGTCGACCGCCGTAAATTCAACCCCGACGGTTCATTAAAGGAAGGTGTCGAACTAGACAAAGATACGGCGCGGGCGGCAGAGCCGAGACCAGAGCCCGTTGCTGCTCAGCCGTCCGACGCTGCGATGCCCAAACATGAAGCATCAAAAACACCCGGGCATCAGACGGACTCAAATTCGGATGAGATCGATAACGACGAAGAGATGCCGGGTGCTGACGAACCGGCGAGTTTTGTCAATTTTCTCTCAACTCTCGCGACGAATGCCGCCGCGTCACTTGGTGCGGTACCCCATCCGGCAACCGGGCAACGGTCGCTCGACCTGGATACGGGCAAATATTGGCTTGATGTCCTGGCAATGATCCGCGAAAAGACAAAGGGCAATCTGCACAGCCAGGAAGCAAGGCTCATTGACGGGCTGCTCGCAGACCTGAGGATGCAGTACGTCACAATGGTCCGAGCGACTGAAGAGAAGCTCAAGGCCCAAGCGGCACAAAAATTCTCCGGAGCGGACATCCTCGGAAAGAAATAG
- the mazG gene encoding nucleoside triphosphate pyrophosphohydrolase: MSEKFDELVAVMARLRAPGGCPWDAEQTYASLSQYLLEEAYETFDAIQEADATGNINDLREELGDLLLQVVFHSTIGAERGEFTIDDVAEGVTRKLILRHPHVFGDVKLDRAQDVLDNWDTLKANERKASGKKERRGDSVLDDVPVHFPGLLEALKVTKKAAKVGFDWPNTDQILEKADEEIDELREAIETGDMMNIEEEIGDLLFVIVNLARQLDVEPETALKRTNRKFRQRFRFIEDELKKAGKNISDSTLNEMDELWDKAKTASKSN; the protein is encoded by the coding sequence ATGTCTGAGAAGTTTGACGAACTCGTCGCGGTAATGGCGAGGTTACGCGCGCCGGGCGGCTGCCCGTGGGACGCTGAACAAACGTACGCATCCCTTTCACAGTATCTTCTGGAAGAAGCCTACGAGACCTTCGACGCAATCCAGGAGGCAGACGCCACGGGGAATATCAACGATCTGCGCGAAGAGCTCGGCGATCTCTTGCTGCAGGTCGTTTTTCACTCAACGATCGGCGCTGAGCGCGGCGAATTCACGATCGATGATGTTGCCGAAGGCGTGACGCGCAAACTCATCCTCCGTCATCCGCATGTATTTGGCGATGTAAAGCTTGACCGCGCGCAGGACGTTCTGGACAACTGGGACACGCTGAAGGCGAATGAACGCAAGGCCTCCGGAAAAAAGGAACGACGCGGCGACTCCGTGCTTGACGATGTGCCGGTGCATTTCCCCGGATTGCTCGAGGCCCTTAAAGTAACAAAGAAAGCGGCAAAGGTCGGTTTCGATTGGCCAAACACCGACCAGATCCTTGAAAAGGCCGATGAGGAGATCGACGAACTCCGAGAGGCGATCGAAACCGGCGATATGATGAACATCGAGGAGGAGATAGGCGACCTTTTATTTGTGATCGTGAACCTCGCCAGGCAACTGGACGTTGAGCCCGAAACCGCGCTGAAGCGAACGAACCGCAAGTTCAGGCAAAGATTCCGGTTTATTGAAGACGAGCTGAAGAAAGCGGGAAAGAATATCTCGGATTCGACCCTGAATGAGATGGACGAGCTTTGGGACAAGGCAAAGACGGCATCGAAGTCAAACTAA
- a CDS encoding type II toxin-antitoxin system PemK/MazF family toxin: protein MVTRFEVYLINLDDEISDDPKNTRPGVVISPDEMNRNLGHALIAPIASTNATYPTRIPTDFLNAQRWIILDQIRAVDHTRFVKKIGVIDKKSADRIVDLLSEMFAA from the coding sequence ATGGTGACGCGGTTTGAGGTCTATCTCATAAATCTGGACGACGAGATCTCGGATGACCCAAAAAATACGCGTCCTGGCGTCGTGATCTCGCCTGATGAAATGAACCGCAATCTTGGCCACGCGTTGATCGCTCCGATCGCCTCAACCAATGCTACCTACCCGACACGCATTCCGACCGATTTCTTAAATGCACAAAGGTGGATAATACTAGATCAGATCCGAGCCGTTGACCATACCCGGTTTGTAAAAAAGATCGGTGTTATCGACAAGAAATCCGCCGATCGTATCGTTGATCTTTTGTCGGAAATGTTTGCAGCTTAG
- a CDS encoding ribonucleoside-diphosphate reductase subunit alpha: MRVTKRNGTHEPVDINKIVRAISRCCTGLQSVDSLRIATKTISGLYDGATTKELDKLSIQTAASLIFEEPEYSRLGARLLNQYIEKEVRNQEIHSFSQSIAFGVREGLIAPRVVKFVSDNSRKLNDAIDQTRNDLFEFFGLRTLYDRYLLKNPVTRDVIETPQFFWMRVACGLSETPTEAIELYNLFSSLEYVPSTPTLFNSGTKHEQLSSCFLLDSPLDSLESIYKKYSDVAMLSKFSGGIGIAYHRVRSQGSLIRGTNGHSNGIVPWLKTLDSSVAAVNQGGKRKGAACVYLETWHADIEDFLELRDNTGDEARRTHNLNIANWIPDLFMKRVQADEMWSLFDPKIVPHFPDVYGEEFERAYAEAEAEGIFVRQVKARDLYAKMMRTMAQTGNGWMTFKDSCNRKSNQTARSENVVHLSNLCTEIIEVTSDGETAVCNLGSINVARYVNDGKFDFEKLRRNVRLAVRQLDRVIDLNYYAIPSTSESNKRWRNIGLGLMGLQDVFFQLRLPFDSDEARKISARIQEDIYFAALDASSDLALERGAHPAFAETRAAQGDLQFDFWGVTPDDIGRWNALREKVMKTGLRNSLMIAIAPTATIASIAGCYECIEPQVSNLFKRETLSGDFVQINKYLVKELKALGLWNDAIRNKIKLAEGSVQEIDEFDAELKAIYRTAWEIPMRSLIDMQADRGAFIDQSASLNLFMESPSIGKLSSMYMYAWQKGLKTTYYLRSRPATKIAQVTAEFKTSDLPADVQKKVYTDEEALVCSLENPEACEACQ, encoded by the coding sequence ATGCGCGTGACAAAGCGCAACGGGACACACGAGCCGGTCGATATCAATAAGATCGTCCGGGCGATCTCGCGTTGTTGTACCGGACTTCAGAGTGTCGACAGTCTTCGTATCGCGACCAAAACCATAAGCGGCCTTTACGACGGAGCGACGACGAAGGAACTCGATAAACTATCGATCCAAACGGCGGCCAGCCTCATCTTTGAGGAGCCGGAATACTCGCGTCTTGGTGCCCGATTGCTCAATCAATATATTGAGAAAGAGGTCCGCAATCAGGAGATTCACTCTTTCTCGCAGTCGATCGCATTTGGCGTCCGCGAAGGCCTCATTGCTCCGCGTGTCGTCAAGTTCGTTTCGGATAACAGCCGTAAGCTGAATGACGCGATAGACCAGACCCGCAATGATCTTTTCGAATTTTTTGGTCTCCGCACACTTTATGATCGTTACCTCTTGAAGAATCCGGTAACGCGCGACGTTATCGAGACCCCGCAGTTCTTCTGGATGCGCGTCGCTTGCGGCTTATCCGAAACGCCGACCGAGGCGATCGAACTCTACAACCTCTTTTCGTCATTAGAGTATGTTCCGTCGACGCCGACCCTTTTCAATTCCGGCACGAAACACGAACAGCTTTCAAGCTGCTTTTTACTCGATTCGCCGTTGGACAGTCTCGAGAGCATTTACAAAAAGTACTCGGATGTCGCGATGCTTTCTAAATTCTCGGGCGGTATCGGCATCGCGTATCATCGCGTTCGCTCGCAGGGGTCGCTGATCCGCGGTACTAACGGTCATTCGAACGGCATTGTGCCTTGGCTTAAGACCCTCGACTCTTCCGTCGCGGCCGTTAACCAGGGCGGCAAGCGAAAAGGTGCCGCCTGCGTTTATCTCGAAACCTGGCATGCCGACATCGAAGACTTCCTTGAGCTTCGCGACAATACGGGTGACGAGGCCCGCCGGACACACAACCTCAACATCGCCAACTGGATACCTGACCTCTTCATGAAAAGAGTCCAGGCCGATGAAATGTGGTCGCTTTTCGACCCAAAGATCGTTCCGCATTTTCCGGATGTTTACGGGGAGGAATTTGAACGGGCATATGCGGAAGCTGAGGCCGAGGGGATCTTTGTCCGGCAGGTCAAGGCACGGGATCTGTATGCGAAAATGATGCGGACGATGGCACAGACAGGAAACGGTTGGATGACCTTTAAGGATTCGTGCAACCGAAAGTCGAACCAGACCGCGAGAAGCGAAAATGTCGTGCACCTTTCGAATCTCTGTACTGAGATAATCGAGGTAACCAGCGATGGTGAAACCGCGGTCTGCAATCTCGGATCGATAAACGTCGCACGCTACGTAAATGACGGTAAGTTCGATTTTGAAAAGCTTCGCCGCAACGTCCGCCTGGCGGTACGCCAACTGGATCGCGTGATCGACCTCAACTATTACGCGATACCGAGCACCTCTGAATCGAACAAGCGCTGGCGAAACATCGGCCTCGGGCTGATGGGTCTTCAGGACGTCTTTTTCCAACTTCGGTTGCCTTTCGATTCGGACGAGGCCCGGAAGATCTCGGCCAGGATACAAGAAGATATCTACTTCGCCGCACTCGACGCATCAAGCGATCTGGCACTCGAACGCGGGGCTCATCCTGCATTTGCTGAAACGCGTGCGGCGCAGGGCGATCTTCAGTTCGATTTTTGGGGCGTCACGCCGGATGACATCGGCAGATGGAATGCACTCCGCGAAAAGGTCATGAAAACCGGCCTTCGCAACAGCCTGATGATCGCGATCGCACCAACCGCGACGATCGCCTCGATCGCCGGCTGCTACGAATGTATCGAACCGCAGGTTTCGAACCTCTTCAAGCGGGAAACCCTTTCGGGCGATTTCGTCCAGATAAACAAATATTTGGTCAAGGAGCTAAAGGCACTCGGGCTTTGGAACGATGCCATTCGAAACAAGATCAAGCTTGCAGAAGGTTCGGTGCAGGAGATCGATGAATTTGATGCCGAACTGAAGGCGATCTACAGAACGGCTTGGGAGATCCCGATGCGTTCGCTGATAGATATGCAGGCTGACCGCGGAGCCTTCATCGACCAATCGGCGTCGCTCAACCTGTTCATGGAAAGTCCGTCGATCGGCAAGCTTTCGTCGATGTATATGTACGCCTGGCAAAAGGGTTTGAAGACGACCTACTACCTGCGTTCGCGTCCCGCGACAAAGATCGCTCAGGTCACGGCGGAATTCAAGACTTCAGACTTGCCGGCGGACGTCCAGAAGAAGGTTTACACAGATGAAGAAGCTCTTGTGTGTTCGCTGGAAAATCCAGAAGCTTGCGAAGCGTGCCAATGA